From the Streptomyces sp. NBC_00091 genome, the window CCAGGAGGCCTCCAGCAGCAGCCGCTGCTGCGGGTCCATGGCGAGGGCCTCGCGCGGCGAGATGCCGAACAGCTGCGCGTCGAAGCGCGGGACGTCCTGGAGGAAACCGCCCTGCTTGGTGTACGAGGTGCCGATCCGGTCGGGGTCGGGGTCGTAGAGGGCGTCCAGGTCCCAGCCGCGGTCCTCGGGGAATCCGCCGATGCCGTCACGGCCGTCGGCGACGAGGTCCCACAGCTGTTCGGGCGTGGCGACCTGTCCGGGGAAGCGGCAGGCCATGCGGACGATGGCCACGGGCTCGGGCTCTTCGAGCTCCTTGACGCGCCGGCGCGCGTTGCGCAGGTCGGCGGTGGCCCGCTTCAGATACTCGCGGAGCTTGTCTTCATTGTTCGTGCTCAACGTCACTCACCTACCGGGAACGGGAAGCCAACACGGCGCGGTCGTTGCGGGCGCGGGGTCACTGCGTCTCCAACTCGTCGTCGAGCAGGTCGAAGAGCTCGCTGTCCGAGGCCGAGTCGAGGTCGGCGTCGGAGGCGGGCGCCGCGTCCGCTGCGGTGGCGTTCCAGGCGGCGAGCAGCTCGTGGAGCCTGCTGCTGATCCGGCCGCGGTCTTCGGGGGTGGCCTGTGCGGCCCCGGCCAGGGCGCCGCCGAGCCGGTCGATCTCGTCGAGCAGCGGGTCCAGGCCCTCGGTGTCGCCGAGGAGTTCGGTGCGCAGCAGGGCGGCGAGCTCGACGGGCGTCGGGTGGTCGAAGACCAGGGTGGAGGGCAGGCTCAGGCCGGTGGCGGCGCCGAGCCGGTTGCGCAGTTCGACCGCGCTGAGGGAGTCGAAGCCCAGCTCGCGGAAGGCCCGCTGGGGGCCGACGGCGGCCAGGGCCTCCGGGCCGGCGGTGCCGTGGCCCAGGACGGAGGCGGCCTGCTTGCGGACCAGGTCGAGCAGGACGCGGTCCTGCTCGGCCGCCGGGAGGCCGGTGAGGCGGCGCAGCAGGGCGTCGGCGGCGCCGTCGGCCTCCTCGGCCTCGGCGGCGGCGGTGGCCTCGGCCTGGGCGAGGAGCTTCGCCGCCTCGGGGACCATCTCGAACAGGGGGCTGTTGCGCTCCGTGTTGGTGCCCAGCGAGAAGCTGTCCCAGCGGATGTCGATGATGACCGGGCCGGTCTCCTCGTGGTCGAGGGACTGCTGGAGCGCGGCGGTGGCGAGCTCCGGGGGGAGCTCCCAGACGCCCTGGAGGCGGGCGCGTTCGCCGACGCCGTTGTCGGCCATGCCGCTGCCCTCCCAGGTGCCCCACACGACGGCGGTGGCGGGCAGGCCGAGGGCGCGGCGCTGCTCGGCGAGGGCGTCGAGGAAGGTGTTGCCGGGGGTGTAGTTGCCCAGGCCCGCGGAGCCGTAGGCGGCGCCGAAGGAGGAGAACAGGACGAAGGCCGTGAGCTCCTTGTCGCGGGTCAGTTCCTGGAGGTTGAGGGCGCCGCGCGCCTTGACGGCGAGGACGCGCTCCATGCGGTCGGGGGTGAGCGAGTCGACCATGCCGTCGTCGAGGACGGCGGCGGTGTGGAACACCGAGGTCAGCGGGGCGTCGGCGGGGAGCGCGTCGATGACGGCGGCGAGGGCGGCGGCGTCGCAGACGTCGGCCGCGGCGATGGTGACCTTGGCGCCGAGCTCGGTGAGTTCGGCTTCCAGGGCGCCGGCGCCGGGGGCGTCGGGGCCGCTGCGGCTGATCAGCAGCAGGTGTTCGGCGCCCGCGCGGGCGAGCCAGCGGGCGGTCTGCGCGCCGAGGCCGCCGGTGCCGCCGGTGATGAGGGCGGTGCCGGACGGCTGCCAGGTGCGGGCCGGTTCGGCGTCGCCGAGCGGCGCCCGGACCAGCCTGCGGACCAGGACGTTCCAGGACCGTACGGCGAGCTGGTCCTCGTCGCCGGGCTCGGTGAGGATTCCGGCGAGCCGCTTCCAGGCCTCCTCGTCGGGCTGCTGCGGCAGGTCGACGATGCCGCCCCACAGCCGCGGGTGCTCCTGGACCAGGACGCGGGCCAGGCCCCACACGGCGGCCTGGACGGGGCTGGTGAGCGGGTCGGAGTCGCCGACGGAGACGGCACCCTGGGTGAGGGACCACACCGGGGCGTCGAACTCGGCGAGTTCGCGTACCTGGAGGACCGCCTGGACGAGGGTGACCGTGCCGGCCAGGCCGAGCGGGAGCTCGGGGTGGTCGGGGTGGGGCCGCTCGTCGAGGGACAGCAGGGACAGGATCCCGGTGACGCGGTCCTCGCCCTCGGCGGTGAGCTCCTGGTGGAGCTGCTGGGCGAGGGTGTAGCGGTCGCTGGCCCAGACGTCGACGGGGATGCGGACGGTGCGGGCGCCCTGGGCGGCGAGGCGGTCGGCGGCGGCCGCGGCGAGCGAGTCGTCGCCGCCCTCGGACTCCACGATCAGCCAGGTGCCGGTGAGCTGCGGTGCGGCGGTCTCGGCGACCGTCCACACGGTGCGGTAGCGCCAGGAGTCGATCGCGGACTTCTCGCGGCGGGTGCGGCGCCAGGCGGCCAGGGCGGGCAGCGCCTCGCCGAGGGGCTGGTCCGCGCCGACGCCGAGGGGGGCCAGGTCGCCGCTGTCCACGGCCGCCCAGAAGGCGGCGTCGACCTCGTCGCCGCCGTGCGCGGCGAGGTCGGGGGCCGCCGCGTCGGAGGGCTCGGCGTCGAGCCAGTACGGGCGGTGCTGGAAGGCGTACGTGGGCAGCTCGACGCGCTGTGCGCCCTCGGGGAAGGCGGTGGGCCAGGCGACGGTGGCGCCGCGGGTCCAGGCCTCGGCGAGGGAGGTGAGGAAGCGCTGCGGGCCGCCCTCGTCGCGGCGCAGGGTGGCGAGGGTGACGGCGGCGGAGGCGGCCGGGGCCTCGGCGGCGTCGATGGTCTCCTGGACGCCGATGGTGAGGACGGGGTGGGCGCTGGCCTCGACGAACAGGCCGTGGCCGGCGGCCAGGAGGCTGCGGACGCCGTCCTCGAAGCGGACGGTGGTGCGCAGGTTGGTGTACCAGTACTCGGCGTCCAGCTCGGAGCCGTCGGCCCAGTCACCGGTGACGGTGGAGAAGAAGGGGGTCTCGGCGGTGCGCGGCTGGATCCCGGCCAGCAGGCCGATGACCTCGTCGCGGATCGATTCGACCTGCGCGGAGTGCGAGGCGTAGTCGACGTTGATGCGGCGGGCGCGGACCCCGTCGGCCTCGCAGGCGGCCATCAGCTCGTCCAGGGCCTCCGGGTCACCGGAGACGACGGTGGACCGCGGGCCGTTGACCGAGGCCAGCGCGAGCCGCTCGCCCCAGGCGGAGATACGTTCCGCCACCGCGCCGGCGACGTCCGCCACCGACACCATGCCGCCCTTGCCCGCCAGCGCCACGATCGCCTTGGCACGCAGCGCGGACACCTTCGCCGCGTCCTCGAGCGACAACGCGCCCGAGACGGCCGCTGCCGCGATCTCACCCTGCGAGTGGCCCAGCACGGCGGCCGGGCGCACCCCGTGGAAGCGCCACAGCTCGGCGAGGGACACCATCACGGCCCACAGGGCGGGCTGCACGACGTCGACCCGGTCGAAGCCGGGGACGCCGTCCTTCTGCCG encodes:
- a CDS encoding type I polyketide synthase; its protein translation is MSTSNEEKLRDYLKRVTADLSRTKQQLRDAEDAGHEPIAIVSMACRFPGGVTDPEGFWNLVASGTDAIGPFPADRGWDTDLYDPDPDAPGKTYVREGGFLQGATLFDPELFGISPREAAAMDPQQRLFLETAWETLERAGYDPLSLKGTGTGVFVGAVASDYASRLDALPDGVEGYIGTGTMSSVLSGRVAYTFGLAGPAVTVDTACSSGLVALHLAVQALRQGECSLALAAGVAVMSSPAAFVEFSRQRALAADGRCKAFGADADGTTWSEGAGVLLVERLSDARRNGHQVLAVIRGSALNQDGASNGLTAPSEPAQQEVIRRALANARLSPQDVDAVEAHGTGTSLGDPIEAQALLATYGQEHSAEQPLWLGSSKSNIGHGGPVAGLAGVIKMVQALRHGVLPKTLHADEPSPHIDWSSGGVRLLNESRDWTRRGEEPRRAGVSSFGVSGTNAHVILEEAAPADQPAAPSPEDGGGAPVPWILSGRTQAALREQAARLLAHVRDGAAPASTGFSLATTRSAHPVRGAVVAAKHEEFLAGLAELAEGDTTGVTAAAGADRPVFVFPGQGSQWAGMAVELYGSSPVFAARLEECAQALAPYTDWSLLDVLRQKDGVPGFDRVDVVQPALWAVMVSLAELWRFHGVRPAAVLGHSQGEIAAAAVSGALSLEDAAKVSALRAKAIVALAGKGGMVSVADVAGAVAERISAWGERLALASVNGPRSTVVSGDPEALDELMAACEADGVRARRINVDYASHSAQVESIRDEVIGLLAGIQPRTAETPFFSTVTGDWADGSELDAEYWYTNLRTTVRFEDGVRSLLAAGHGLFVEASAHPVLTIGVQETIDAAEAPAASAAVTLATLRRDEGGPQRFLTSLAEAWTRGATVAWPTAFPEGAQRVELPTYAFQHRPYWLDAEPSDAAAPDLAAHGGDEVDAAFWAAVDSGDLAPLGVGADQPLGEALPALAAWRRTRREKSAIDSWRYRTVWTVAETAAPQLTGTWLIVESEGGDDSLAAAAADRLAAQGARTVRIPVDVWASDRYTLAQQLHQELTAEGEDRVTGILSLLSLDERPHPDHPELPLGLAGTVTLVQAVLQVRELAEFDAPVWSLTQGAVSVGDSDPLTSPVQAAVWGLARVLVQEHPRLWGGIVDLPQQPDEEAWKRLAGILTEPGDEDQLAVRSWNVLVRRLVRAPLGDAEPARTWQPSGTALITGGTGGLGAQTARWLARAGAEHLLLISRSGPDAPGAGALEAELTELGAKVTIAAADVCDAAALAAVIDALPADAPLTSVFHTAAVLDDGMVDSLTPDRMERVLAVKARGALNLQELTRDKELTAFVLFSSFGAAYGSAGLGNYTPGNTFLDALAEQRRALGLPATAVVWGTWEGSGMADNGVGERARLQGVWELPPELATAALQQSLDHEETGPVIIDIRWDSFSLGTNTERNSPLFEMVPEAAKLLAQAEATAAAEAEEADGAADALLRRLTGLPAAEQDRVLLDLVRKQAASVLGHGTAGPEALAAVGPQRAFRELGFDSLSAVELRNRLGAATGLSLPSTLVFDHPTPVELAALLRTELLGDTEGLDPLLDEIDRLGGALAGAAQATPEDRGRISSRLHELLAAWNATAADAAPASDADLDSASDSELFDLLDDELETQ